In bacterium, the following are encoded in one genomic region:
- a CDS encoding NAD(P)-dependent oxidoreductase produces the protein MKVALLGLGNMGSGIANSLLNAGFDLTIWNRTQSKMQPFVDRGASGVEVPGQAVIGADLVLTSLMDDGSILDVLEGENGILAAMKPGSVHVCVTTISPRFADELAENHRAHGTHFVAAPVLGRPEAAAAGTLMSFMAGDKDGLDTAMQVCQAFTQAVVPVGQKASVAATLKLCLNYSVISIIELMGEVYACAEKAGIDVDLLEGLYQSMFAHPVLKMYAGKIRDRAYDDGGFRMTGGLKDVRLMREAAQSCGARFDIADIIEAKMAAALEQGMANKDWSAIGEISRQQAGLE, from the coding sequence AAAGTTGCTCTCCTGGGCCTTGGGAATATGGGATCGGGCATAGCCAATAGTCTTCTGAATGCGGGCTTTGACCTGACAATCTGGAACCGGACGCAGTCAAAGATGCAGCCATTCGTCGACAGGGGCGCTAGCGGGGTGGAGGTTCCCGGGCAGGCAGTGATTGGCGCCGATCTCGTTCTTACCAGTCTCATGGATGACGGCTCGATCCTCGACGTTCTGGAGGGTGAGAACGGCATCCTGGCCGCCATGAAGCCCGGCAGCGTTCATGTGTGCGTCACTACCATTTCGCCGAGGTTCGCCGACGAGTTGGCAGAGAATCACCGTGCGCACGGAACTCATTTCGTTGCCGCACCGGTTCTGGGGCGACCGGAGGCCGCGGCGGCCGGAACGTTGATGTCGTTCATGGCTGGTGACAAAGACGGCCTCGACACCGCCATGCAGGTCTGCCAGGCATTCACCCAGGCCGTCGTTCCGGTCGGGCAAAAGGCCAGCGTTGCTGCGACGCTGAAGCTCTGTCTGAACTACAGCGTTATCTCAATCATCGAACTGATGGGCGAAGTGTATGCCTGCGCCGAGAAGGCGGGTATCGACGTAGACCTGTTGGAGGGTCTCTATCAATCCATGTTCGCCCACCCAGTCCTGAAGATGTACGCCGGCAAGATCCGCGACCGGGCGTACGATGACGGTGGTTTTCGCATGACCGGTGGCCTGAAGGATGTCCGCCTCATGCGCGAGGCCGCTCAGAGTTGCGGTGCCCGGTTCGACATCGCCGATATCATCGAGGCGAAGATGGCCGCGGCATTGGAGCAGGGCATGGCGAACAAGGACTGGAGCGCTATCGGCGAAATCAGCCGCCAGCAGGCTGGCCTGGAGTAG